One genomic window of Musa acuminata AAA Group cultivar baxijiao unplaced genomic scaffold, Cavendish_Baxijiao_AAA HiC_scaffold_1137, whole genome shotgun sequence includes the following:
- the LOC135581146 gene encoding elongator complex protein 6-like isoform X1, translated as MNPSPPPPRDPDLLEEALGLGRGGSPPWRLAFVEDCVETSGAFVLHHFLKRALSTEGDGTVVFLGLAQPFSHYDRVLRKMGCNLSVQRNKNKLHFIDLLNLEFLGERRLSNEKGENDIEIGFMDLYNRILRSIEAIRSKDYNGGWTTIIIDDLSHLEIAAHGSAKHVLDFLQYCRSLTSEMDCSLVILNHEDIHSSDEALQMLSHLDYISDILIKAETLSTGIAADVHGQMTVIIKDAPGGLIKKLHSFQFKVKENGVEFFYPGSRF; from the exons atgaacccttctcctcctcctccacgcgATCCCGATCTCCTCGAAGAGGCGTTGGGGCTCGGCCGCGGTGGCTCCCCCCCGTGGCGCCTCGCCTTCGTCGAGGACTGCGTCGAGACGAGCGGCGCCTTCGTCCTCCACCACTTCTTGAAGCGCGCTCTCTCCACCGAAGGCGATGGGACCGTTGTCTTCCTCGGTCTCGCGCAGCCTTTCTCACATTACGACCGTGTCCTTCGGAAGATG GGATGCAATCTATCAGTACAAAGGAACAAGAATAAACTTCATTTTATTGACTTGCTTAATTTAGAGTTTCTAGGCGAGCGGAGGCTTTCAA ATGAAAAGGGTGAAAATGACATAGAAATTGGATTTATGGATTTGTATAATAGAATTTTAAGGTCTATAGAAGCTATTAGGTCAAAGGATTACAATGGAGGCTGGACGACTATTATAATTGACGATCTCTCTCATTTGGAAATAGCTGCTCATGGCTCTGCCAAACACGTGTTGGACTTTCTACAGTACTGCAGAAGCCTTACCTCTGAAATG GACTGCTCTCTAGTGATTCTGAATCATGAAGATATTCACTCAAGTGATGAAGCTCTGCAGATGCTTTCACATCTTGACTACATCTCTGACATTCTGATAAAAGCAGAAACTTTATCTACTGGTATAGCTGCTGATGTCCATGGACAG ATGACTGTCATAATCAAGGATGCCCCAGGAGGGTTGATCAAGAAACTTCATAGTTTCCAATTCAAAGTGAAGGAGAATGGTGTCGAGTTCTTCTATCCCGGGAGTCGATTCTAA
- the LOC135581146 gene encoding elongator complex protein 6-like isoform X2: protein MNPSPPPPRDPDLLEEALGLGRGGSPPWRLAFVEDCVETSGAFVLHHFLKRALSTEGDGTVVFLGLAQPFSHYDRVLRKMGCNLSVQRNKNKLHFIDLLNLEFLGERRLSTAHGSAKHVLDFLQYCRSLTSEMDCSLVILNHEDIHSSDEALQMLSHLDYISDILIKAETLSTGIAADVHGQMTVIIKDAPGGLIKKLHSFQFKVKENGVEFFYPGSRF, encoded by the exons atgaacccttctcctcctcctccacgcgATCCCGATCTCCTCGAAGAGGCGTTGGGGCTCGGCCGCGGTGGCTCCCCCCCGTGGCGCCTCGCCTTCGTCGAGGACTGCGTCGAGACGAGCGGCGCCTTCGTCCTCCACCACTTCTTGAAGCGCGCTCTCTCCACCGAAGGCGATGGGACCGTTGTCTTCCTCGGTCTCGCGCAGCCTTTCTCACATTACGACCGTGTCCTTCGGAAGATG GGATGCAATCTATCAGTACAAAGGAACAAGAATAAACTTCATTTTATTGACTTGCTTAATTTAGAGTTTCTAGGCGAGCGGAGGCTTTCAA CTGCTCATGGCTCTGCCAAACACGTGTTGGACTTTCTACAGTACTGCAGAAGCCTTACCTCTGAAATG GACTGCTCTCTAGTGATTCTGAATCATGAAGATATTCACTCAAGTGATGAAGCTCTGCAGATGCTTTCACATCTTGACTACATCTCTGACATTCTGATAAAAGCAGAAACTTTATCTACTGGTATAGCTGCTGATGTCCATGGACAG ATGACTGTCATAATCAAGGATGCCCCAGGAGGGTTGATCAAGAAACTTCATAGTTTCCAATTCAAAGTGAAGGAGAATGGTGTCGAGTTCTTCTATCCCGGGAGTCGATTCTAA
- the LOC135671026 gene encoding probable serine/threonine-protein kinase PBL7 isoform X3, with amino-acid sequence MGSGCFACTGPKVDEKDRIQQAIADTLKCTASWDVKNHSPWNEGETSSSGSRPIAAHTFSYRELAAATKFFRADFLLGEGGFGRVYKGMLESGNQIVAIKQLNPNGLQGNREFLVEVLMLSLLHHPNLVNLIGYCADGDQRLLVYEYMPLGSLEDHLHDLSPNKRRLDWNTRMKIAAGAAKGLEYLHDMASPPVIYRDLKCSNILLDEGYHPKLSDFGLAKLGPVGDNTHVSTRVMGTYGYCAPEYAMTGQLTVKSDVYSFGVVLLELITGRRAIDNSRGAEEHNLVAWVLCLRLKR; translated from the exons ATGGGGAGCGGCTGTTTCGCCTGCACCGGACCGAAGGTGGACGAGAAGGATCGGATCCAGCAAGCCATAG CAGATACACTGAAATGCACTGCGTCATGGGATGTTAAGAACCATAGCCCATGGAATGAGGGGGAGACATCCAGTAGTGGATCACGACCAATCGCTGCTCATACATTTTCATATCGTGAACTGGCTGCGGCAACCAAGTTCTTCAGGGCTGATTTCCTTCTAGGGGAGGGAGGATTTGGTCGAGTATATAAAGGCATGCTGGAAAGTGGCAATCAG ATTGTTGCTATAAAGCAGCTCAATCCCAATggcctgcaaggaaacagggaattTCTTGTCGAAGTTCTGATGCTGAGCCTACTGCACCATCCCAACCTTGTTAATTTGATTGGTTATTGTGCTGATGGAGATCAAAGACTATTGGTTTATGAATACATGCCATTGGGATCACTGGAGGACCATCTTCATG ACCTTTCTCCAAATAAGAGGAGGCTCGACTGGAACACGAGAATGAAAATAGCTGCTGGGGCAGCGAAAGGATTGGAATATTTGCATGATATGGCCAGCCCTCCTGTTATATACCGTGATTTAAAATGTTCTAACATTTTGCTAGATGAAGGATATCATCCCAAGTTATCTGATTTTGGCTTGGCAAAGCTTGGTCCAGTAGGTGATAACACTCATGTCTCCACCAGGGTGATGGGTACATATGGGTATTGTGCTCCTGAATATGCGATGACGGGGCAGCTGACAGTAAAATCAGATGTTTATAGCTTTGGTGTTGTTCTTTTAGAGCTCATAACTGGAAGAAGGGCAATTGACAATTCTAGAGGAGCAGAAGAGCACAATCTTGTTGCATGG GTTCTTTGCTTGAGGCTTAAGAGATGA
- the LOC135671026 gene encoding probable serine/threonine-protein kinase PBL7 isoform X2, translating to MGSGCFACTGPKVDEKDRIQQAIDTLKCTASWDVKNHSPWNEGETSSSGSRPIAAHTFSYRELAAATKFFRADFLLGEGGFGRVYKGMLESGNQIVAIKQLNPNGLQGNREFLVEVLMLSLLHHPNLVNLIGYCADGDQRLLVYEYMPLGSLEDHLHDLSPNKRRLDWNTRMKIAAGAAKGLEYLHDMASPPVIYRDLKCSNILLDEGYHPKLSDFGLAKLGPVGDNTHVSTRVMGTYGYCAPEYAMTGQLTVKSDVYSFGVVLLELITGRRAIDNSRGAEEHNLVAWARPMLNDRMKFRQIADPVFQGQYPPRGLYQALAVAAMCVQEQPSMRPLMADVVTALSYLASQPNKPENQQRPNTYRLTATSTPHRARRDGEKKLRWGSESDQLRRLK from the exons ATGGGGAGCGGCTGTTTCGCCTGCACCGGACCGAAGGTGGACGAGAAGGATCGGATCCAGCAAGCCATAG ATACACTGAAATGCACTGCGTCATGGGATGTTAAGAACCATAGCCCATGGAATGAGGGGGAGACATCCAGTAGTGGATCACGACCAATCGCTGCTCATACATTTTCATATCGTGAACTGGCTGCGGCAACCAAGTTCTTCAGGGCTGATTTCCTTCTAGGGGAGGGAGGATTTGGTCGAGTATATAAAGGCATGCTGGAAAGTGGCAATCAG ATTGTTGCTATAAAGCAGCTCAATCCCAATggcctgcaaggaaacagggaattTCTTGTCGAAGTTCTGATGCTGAGCCTACTGCACCATCCCAACCTTGTTAATTTGATTGGTTATTGTGCTGATGGAGATCAAAGACTATTGGTTTATGAATACATGCCATTGGGATCACTGGAGGACCATCTTCATG ACCTTTCTCCAAATAAGAGGAGGCTCGACTGGAACACGAGAATGAAAATAGCTGCTGGGGCAGCGAAAGGATTGGAATATTTGCATGATATGGCCAGCCCTCCTGTTATATACCGTGATTTAAAATGTTCTAACATTTTGCTAGATGAAGGATATCATCCCAAGTTATCTGATTTTGGCTTGGCAAAGCTTGGTCCAGTAGGTGATAACACTCATGTCTCCACCAGGGTGATGGGTACATATGGGTATTGTGCTCCTGAATATGCGATGACGGGGCAGCTGACAGTAAAATCAGATGTTTATAGCTTTGGTGTTGTTCTTTTAGAGCTCATAACTGGAAGAAGGGCAATTGACAATTCTAGAGGAGCAGAAGAGCACAATCTTGTTGCATGG GCGCGACCAATGCTCAACGACAGGATGAAATTTCGACAGATTGCTGATCCAGTTTTTCAGGGCCAGTATCCTCCAAGGGGCTTATACCAGGCACTTGCTGTTGCTGCAATGTGTGTTCAAGAGCAGCCTTCAATGAGGCCTCTGATGGCTGATGTTGTTACAGCTCTTTCTTACCTGGCTTCACAACCTAACAAACCCGAGAACCAACAGAGACCAAACACCTATAGGCTTACAGCAACCAGCACTCCTCATCGAGCGAGAAGAGATGGCGAAAAGAAACTGAGGTGGGGATCTGAAAGTGATCAGTTGAGGAGGTTGAAGTGA
- the LOC135671026 gene encoding probable serine/threonine-protein kinase PBL7 isoform X1 yields MGSGCFACTGPKVDEKDRIQQAIADTLKCTASWDVKNHSPWNEGETSSSGSRPIAAHTFSYRELAAATKFFRADFLLGEGGFGRVYKGMLESGNQIVAIKQLNPNGLQGNREFLVEVLMLSLLHHPNLVNLIGYCADGDQRLLVYEYMPLGSLEDHLHDLSPNKRRLDWNTRMKIAAGAAKGLEYLHDMASPPVIYRDLKCSNILLDEGYHPKLSDFGLAKLGPVGDNTHVSTRVMGTYGYCAPEYAMTGQLTVKSDVYSFGVVLLELITGRRAIDNSRGAEEHNLVAWARPMLNDRMKFRQIADPVFQGQYPPRGLYQALAVAAMCVQEQPSMRPLMADVVTALSYLASQPNKPENQQRPNTYRLTATSTPHRARRDGEKKLRWGSESDQLRRLK; encoded by the exons ATGGGGAGCGGCTGTTTCGCCTGCACCGGACCGAAGGTGGACGAGAAGGATCGGATCCAGCAAGCCATAG CAGATACACTGAAATGCACTGCGTCATGGGATGTTAAGAACCATAGCCCATGGAATGAGGGGGAGACATCCAGTAGTGGATCACGACCAATCGCTGCTCATACATTTTCATATCGTGAACTGGCTGCGGCAACCAAGTTCTTCAGGGCTGATTTCCTTCTAGGGGAGGGAGGATTTGGTCGAGTATATAAAGGCATGCTGGAAAGTGGCAATCAG ATTGTTGCTATAAAGCAGCTCAATCCCAATggcctgcaaggaaacagggaattTCTTGTCGAAGTTCTGATGCTGAGCCTACTGCACCATCCCAACCTTGTTAATTTGATTGGTTATTGTGCTGATGGAGATCAAAGACTATTGGTTTATGAATACATGCCATTGGGATCACTGGAGGACCATCTTCATG ACCTTTCTCCAAATAAGAGGAGGCTCGACTGGAACACGAGAATGAAAATAGCTGCTGGGGCAGCGAAAGGATTGGAATATTTGCATGATATGGCCAGCCCTCCTGTTATATACCGTGATTTAAAATGTTCTAACATTTTGCTAGATGAAGGATATCATCCCAAGTTATCTGATTTTGGCTTGGCAAAGCTTGGTCCAGTAGGTGATAACACTCATGTCTCCACCAGGGTGATGGGTACATATGGGTATTGTGCTCCTGAATATGCGATGACGGGGCAGCTGACAGTAAAATCAGATGTTTATAGCTTTGGTGTTGTTCTTTTAGAGCTCATAACTGGAAGAAGGGCAATTGACAATTCTAGAGGAGCAGAAGAGCACAATCTTGTTGCATGG GCGCGACCAATGCTCAACGACAGGATGAAATTTCGACAGATTGCTGATCCAGTTTTTCAGGGCCAGTATCCTCCAAGGGGCTTATACCAGGCACTTGCTGTTGCTGCAATGTGTGTTCAAGAGCAGCCTTCAATGAGGCCTCTGATGGCTGATGTTGTTACAGCTCTTTCTTACCTGGCTTCACAACCTAACAAACCCGAGAACCAACAGAGACCAAACACCTATAGGCTTACAGCAACCAGCACTCCTCATCGAGCGAGAAGAGATGGCGAAAAGAAACTGAGGTGGGGATCTGAAAGTGATCAGTTGAGGAGGTTGAAGTGA